The Setaria viridis chromosome 2, Setaria_viridis_v4.0, whole genome shotgun sequence DNA window TGGCGGAGGGGGTGGCGCCGCGGtaggcggcggagcgggcggccGGGGTCGAGGCCGCACGGGGTAGCGGCGGGGCACCCTGCTCCGACCACCGCCTGCACCCAATCCCCTCCTGCGGCTCTGTTGTGGAGAAAGGAGAAGCCTTTTTCCCTtaaccccttcccttccctctttTTTTCCATCCAAGCCCCCAATCTGTTAGCATTTggattgcgggttgatttcacaaAACTTGAGGGATACTTTTGCAAAATTACCACGATGGTTGAAggattgaaagaaacatcctctctttaatattaggtatagatctGCAATTATCAGAACTGATTAACTTGTTGCAGTACAGTATGTTATATGCTTATCTTATTAAGCATGCCATGTGCTTATCTTAATAATTTGTTGCAGTAGGGGCCGGAATTGGAGATTACCAAGAGGTCCATTTTCTTTCATGTTTATCTTTTCAATAAGTAACTGTTACATGTGTAGCACAAGCAACGGTTCATATAGTATATTTTTATGTGCCTTGAGTCCTTGACATGGTGTTAATTCATTTAAGATATGCATCAATGGCGTTCCTGCATGCCAAATTGCTGATGACGCGCAGTGATTAGAATTAATCAGATTGCTACATGCTTCTTACAAGGCTAGGTCATGTCATAACAAGATATTTCTTGCTCTTTCACTTTATAGACACTGCATCGCAGGCCTGATGCTATTGTATTTGTAGTATCCCCATTATTTCCGAGAGTTGTATGCCACTTTTAATCTGTCATTATAGCATCTTTTGGTCTGTATGGTCTGATCTGCTTGACTACTTTGACTGCCTTGCTAATCGAATCACGCTGATGGTAAGGGAAGTTTTCCCTACATAAAAATTACACGCCTGGAATATCTTGACTTCAAGTTCAATGAGATGAAATCTACAATCAAATTTCAACCgaacaagtatttttttttgctaaggGTACGGTGTTGCTTTGAACTTCCCTGCGTCCCTTTAAAAGTGCATGTCTTTTTTTTAGAGAATACTAAAAAGTGCATGTCGATGGAAATATGGAAATTCAGTCATGATAAATATAAAAAGTTATACTATTTAAACCCTACCTCTACGCCAATTGGACatggagagagaaaagagaacaattactccttccgttctaaattgtaggtcgttttagcttttctagatgtatatagaaaagccaaaacgacctacgatTCAGAAAAACAGAAATCTCGTCAACAATGGAACGGAGAGAATACTAGACAAAACTGTGTATCTTGAGTTCTCGACTGAAAGCATTATTAGGAAAAccatttcttcctttttttttctttgcaaagaCAAGAGAAAATTGTATTTTAGATAATGGACAAGAGAAAAACGTTACAAATTAAAGGAGTACAATTGAATTGTTCAATCAATTGTATTCTCCGATCTAGTCAGCTTCGCCGGTGTACTAGCATTCTCGAGCTAGAGGCATAATGGCACTTTGAACCAAATGGCAGGAGAAGTATGGATCGATTAAGGAAGGAGCTTGTACATAGAACTGGTAATAATCCACACAAATGAATTGTGGTGGAGCCGTGAATGTTCAGCCCAGCTACTGATGAGGTCCTCACACTGCCAGAAGACACCCTACTCTAGCCCTATAATGCGATGTCTTAGGATATATGAAGAGCCACCGTGCATTAACATTCCATTAGAAAAGTAGGTTCACACTGTTTCGGACCCTCTCATGCCTAAAACAAACATGTAGCTTTTGTCCTACTTCAATTCATTTTCCTGATGCCACTCATCTCGAATAAACGTGCATCTACATTGCAGCATCGAAAGTCAAGAAGTCATCATCACGAATTGTGACGATGCACTGTAAAATAGTTCGTGGTAAGGTAACAAATACGTAAAGAGAATCAGATTATAGTGTATTTGGCGGCAGAATGGGTGATTAtactctttgtttggttgcactctggtaacgtaatcagattacggtgtAGGTGTTGCATCTGATTATGGTGAGGGGAGGGGTAATAGGTTTGTATAggtattatttaggtaagggatttGATTACAGTagcaattgattacaaaccaccacaaccaaacatatgtaatgggattcgttaccttcagtaatcagattatgttacatttgagccaaccaaacaccacccatgtctttttttagataatgaaaaAAATTTCGGGTTCAACCTCCTCAAAGAGAAGGAATCAGTCCACAGATATTACAAATGATGGCCAAATTCCACCAACACCAAATAGTTGAATTTAACAAAACTTTCAACTCAAAACTAAATTCGCAAATTAAAAGGCCATCCATGGGAACTCAAGAAGTGTAGAGCCGTCATCTTCAATGTACGGCATGCTTCAGTCAAGTATTTTTTAGCTTCATGTCCCAACAATTGAGGTCAGAACCGAAGCCAATATGTTCGCAAAAAGGTTTTAGGTTGGTTTTTATCAAAAATAATATTATTTCTTGTTAGCCATACGGCCCAACACAAAGCGGCCCTCCTGTCAACAAGCTAGTGGTTGGCTTCTGTCCCCTTTCTTTACCCATAAACCAAGCATGTTAGTCACCGATGTTTGTGGAGCAATACCAAACACTATATAAAAAGCACGCCATAGAAATTTGGTATAATGACATTCAAAGAAGAGATGGCCAATGGTTTCCTCATTGCTACAAAAGCTGCAATATTTGATCCCATTCCAATTCCTCTTAGCTAGGTTGTCCTTTGCGAGGATGACCCCTTTTTTCAAATACCACatgaaaattttaattttaagtGACAATTTAGTGTTCCAAATTTCTTGAGTGACTCTTACACCGCTATTGACAAGATGCTTATACATTGATTTGACAGTGAAGACCCCGTTCCTCTGTAGGGACCAGATAAATATGTCTCTCCCTCCTCTGTACTAATGTTTGTAATTCTTGCTACTAGACTGTACCATTCATTCAACTTATTTCCCACTAATGATCTCCGAAACGAGACATTAAGTGGTGTTGATCTGAGGACTTCAGCCATTGTAGCATCCTAACAATGTTATATAAATTTGAGTATTGGGATTTCAATGGCTGATAGCCTAGCCATATATCTTCCTAGAATCTTATCTGTGTACCCTGTTTTAACTTGAATTTTCCCAAACTAAGAAATTGATCCTTCACTCCCATCAAACCCATCCAAAATTGTGAATCACCTACTTTTTTATAAACTTGGCCTATTGACTTATTCTTCAAATATTTGTTCCGGATTAACTCTTGCCACATCCCATCTTCATTGCACAATTTAAACAACTACTTACTTAGTAGGCATTTATTTTCTATGTCTAATTTTTGAATTCCAAGACCTCCTTGATCCTTAGGCTGGCAAAGGATTTCCCACTTAGCTAGTCTATATTTTGTCTTGCGCTGATCATTCTGCCAGAAGAACCTTGATCTAAAGTACTCTATTCAAGGTCTAAAGTACTCCTCTTGGGACCTCAAAAAATGAAAGCATAAACATTGGTATGCTGGATAGAACTGAGTTTATCAACACTAGACGTCCTCCTACTGATAACAATTTTCCTTTCCACCTACTGAGTTTTTTTCTTAATTCTTTCCTCTATTATCCTCCGGTCTCTATTGTTGAGTTTTCTATAGTGCATCGTGTTATCTAGGTACCccctgggcccaccagaagacttgtacggaccTACTCAATGGAACATACCtgaaacctactcggacatgaagactactctgcatggcgtgtaggcttcatggactccccgaagactagtcgagtcaaaaggaaactactctaccgagttagagtaggactctgtaacatATTCGACTAGGACTCCTGCACTCAAtccgccctgtaaccctgctccccgactatataagggcgggcaggaaCCTCCTCCAAACAACTATGCACAACGCAACACAAATCAATATAATccacacacaagacgtagggtattacgcgatctagcagcccgaacctgtctaaatcgtgttccctatgtcaccatcgactccttgattctcggtgacacccaccgcacaaaacaccaccttgggtactccctaggcgggttgccggtataaaacaccgacatctagcgcgccaggtagggaaAGTCGCCGAATTTCTCCGCGCGAGATTGATGGCACCAACCATCATCAAGCCTGCGTTCGCCTTCGAGGCGGGTGCAACTTTTGTCTTCGGCTCCTAGCTCTTCATCGCCGATGGCGCTGGATGCTTCCGACGCTGCATCATCAACAACCGGGAGAAGAAGCATCTCGACGAAAACTCTCTTCGACAAGAAGCAGAAGATCTCGCCGAGAAAATCTCAAATTTTGATCTTTTCAACATCGAGTTCGATCACAACTCGGACTCGACCACGGCTCAGAGTAGTCCGCGTGAGTTGGCATTCAAGTCACCAGGTAGGCAACGACTGCGGGCATTTCGCCGATGACTTCTTCGACTACGTTGCCACGCACGCCAACTACTACGGCTGGCTCTTCTTTGACTACATCGCCACACacgccgactactacgggcagctcgtcgaCAACTTTTTCGACTATGTCACGATGCTCGCCGATGACTACGGGAGGCTTGCCGACGACTTCTCCACGCACGCTAACTACTACGGGCGGCTTGTCAACGACTTCTTTGAGTTCGTTGCCGATGACCTCCGAGTACGTCGCGGCGCTCGCTAACGACTACAGGTGGCTCGCCGATGACTACCCTAACCACGTCGTAACGCTCGTtgacgactacttcaactacacGTCTTGACTAAGAAAATTAGTTGGGGCAAACTTTGCACCATCaccaactagtcggaatcaactccgactagtcggcttcatcaacaaccgttgCAGTTTCATTGACAACCACCACAGCTTCATCAACagtcgtccacgaatcaagctaagttagttttctaattattttctggTTTATTTTCTAtatgcgcgcaacacgcgctctactcgtcggaagctcttgcgcacaacacgcgctctactcgccgaaAGGTAGCAAACTCTCGtgcacaacacgcgctctactcgccggagggtaGCAAACTCTTTCGCGCAATCGCGCTCTTTTTGTCCCAGTGCCGACtactcacttttgtcttctcttaaggtcactactcttcttgAGCAGAATACGCCTTGACTTGTGAAAGCCTCAGGCACATCTATCatgcctaagcccatacgcgtatacgagacaaagatctcacacacagtggcaacggctacccaaagactgagagcctaagcgtaacaagctaactactcgggaagaatatgactgaaacaagagcatgacacacaactttcatattgaccactgaataaattttagcagtttcaatatcctacaaaaatgctacatatgtatgcatcttttctttcagattgAGCTTTGACGACGACCCTAAGCGTACCTTGGAAGGCACGGACTAgttcccaggctcgggggctaagcgccaataactactcgacgaggctcctatggctcacctagtgcataagctcgggggctggacgccgcaagactactcggatgatggcttgagtgaagattcaagatccttgagttgatcattcaatcaattcaaggctcgggggatgataagctacacccaacaattgattttttcaagttgaaagaagaagattcaagattttgaccctcagcctgattcgcTATGAGAAGCACTCAACGAGCGCCAGAAAATACTCGGGCGACATCTTCGGAGTACTCAGAACTGTTccactcgactacaaagtactcgagggcttgtcggctaggcacctCCAGGCCCACTAGAAGACTTGTAcagacccactcaagggaacgtacccgaaacctactcggacatgaagactactctgcagggcgtgtaggcttcatggactctcTGAAGACTAGTCGtgtcaaaaggaaactactgtaccgagttagagtaggactctgtaacgtattcgacccgactagtcttcggggagtccatgaagcctacacgccttgcagagtagtcttcatgtttgAGTAGGTTTCGGGTATGTTCCCTTGAGTTGGTCCGTAAAAGTCTTTTGGTGAGCCTGGGGGTGCCTAGCCGATACATCGGGATGCCAAGGTATCTAAATGGGTATGTTCCTATCGTGCAGCCAAAAAGCTGTGAATATATCAACTCGTACTCCTTAGCTTGCCCAAAATAGAAGAGTTCTCTCTTATGAAAGTTTATCTCAAGAACAGATCATTGTTCAAACACACAAAGTAGTAACTTCATGTTTTTAACTTGCTCAATATCATGGTCCAAAAAGATCATAGTGTCATCCTTGTATTGCAGGATAGACAATCCATCTTCTATTAAATGAGGTGCAACCCCTTTCACCTGTCCATCCTCCTTTGCTCTAGAAATGATGATAGCCAGCATATCCACAACGATATTAAAAAGAATCGGGGATAACGGATCACCCTGCCTAAGTCCTTTCCTAGTCTGAAAATAAGAACCCATTTGATCATTCACCTTGATGCCTACATTCCCCCCTTTGGTGCAAGCTTCTATCCTAGTTGGTCTTGCAGATCTTACCCAATTAACTTTGCATTTTCCACCTATTATACCCGCAGCCCCGGTCCAGAAAAATTCCTTTCGCTTGTGGTCGATATCCTTCAGCACTTCTTTTGGGGCGTCAAGTGCTGAGAGGAGGTACACTGCCTACGAGGTTAGCACTGATTTTGCGAGAGCTAGACGTGCTGCCATGGTCATGTTCCTCGCATTCCACGCGGTAAGCTTGGTAATGGCCTTGTCGACAACATACTGGATGTGCACTCTTTTCAACCGCGTTGTCGTTAGTGGCAGCCCAAAATATTTGATTGGGAAGGTTGCTCTTGTGACTGGCAGATCCCCAATCATGTCGTCTAGATTAAGACCATAGCAGCTTATAGGCACCATGCTTGATTTCTCAAAGTTTGTTGTCAAGCCTGACGTCTCTCCAAATCTAGTGAGTAAGTCAGCAAGCGCCCTGATATCATCATTAGACGGATTTAGGAATATGGCTGTGTTGTCAGCATATATGGAACTTCGCAGGTTTAGAGATTTTCCTCTAAGCTTAGTGAGTAAGCTTCGCTCTATGGCAGCTTCAAGGAGGGCACGCAGCGGCTCAATGGCTATGACAAACAAGAGCGGTGATAGTGGGTCACCCCGGCGTAATCCTCGTTGGTGCTTGATGGGGCTGTTTGGGATTCCGTTCAGGAGGACCCTAGATGACGATGTGTAGAACAGGGATGCCATCCAATCACGCCATCATGGGGGGAAACCTAAGCACTCCAGGAGGGATAGCAGATAATCCCATCGCACCGAATCGAAAGCTTTCTCTATGTCTAGTTTGAGGAATAGTGTGGGTATTTTGAGCCGGTGGAACCGTCGCACCATATTGCGGATTGTCAAGAAATTGTCATGGATGCTTCTTTTCTTGATGAAAGCCGATTGTGCGTGTGATACGAGGGCTTTCATATGAGGCGCTAGGCGCAGGGCAAGGATCTTGGTAATTATCTTGACAAATGAGTGGATTAGACTTATGGGCCTAAAATCAGACGTTGCTTCAGCTCCTTCCTTTTTTGGCATGAGGATGATATTGGCCGTATTAATTAACGGGAGACTCGTACAACGCAGGTTGTGAAAACTGTTGGCTGCGTCGATGAGATCGATCTTTATTATATCTCAGCATGTTTTAACGAAGACACCTGTGAACCCGTCTGGGCCAGGCACCTTATTGGAAGGCAGTTCGTCGATAGCACGCTTGATCTCTATTTCGAAGAAGGAGTCATCGATGCCCTGTAGGTCTAGCCTGGGTAAATTTAAATAGTCCCAATTGATGTCCTGTGATCTGCGGCCAGGGTGGCCCATCATCTTGCTGAAGTGGTCTTGTATTAATTTTGCTTTGTCGTCATTGTTAAAGGCCCATTGGGTGTGCTGCTTAATCCGCTAGATGTAGTTCTTTTTTCTTCGACCATTTATTTTCCTATGAAAATATTTAGTATTAGCATCTCCTAGTTTGAGGTTTTTTATGTGCGATGCTTGCTTCTTCCTTGCCCTTTCGACGATTGCAAGGCCGAGGACTCGCCGCTTCAGTTTTTGGCGTAGCGTGATCTCCCCCGTGGAGAGGACTCTGTGCTCCTGTGCCATGATCAGCCTGAGTATTACGTCTGATGCCATGAGAAGTTGCATCTTTGCGTCCGGGTAGAAGTTTTGGCTCCAGGTTTTCAGTGCGGCGGCTGTTTGCATCAGCTTGTAATACAGGCGATGGAAAGGTTCGTGATGATTACAAGACTTGTTCCATGCTTCAGCCATGGTGTCTTTGAAACGAGGGAGTTTCATCCAGAAGTCCTTAAATCGGAAAGTGCGTGGACGTCTCGGGCCGCTTTGATTAGACAGTAGCAGGGGGCCAGTGATCGGAGTGAGACGTGGAGAGGGCGTGCAAAACATGTGACGCAAAGAGATCATGGCCTTCCGCATTGCAGAATATGCGGTCCAGCTTTACGAGTGTCGGTTTTTTATGTTCATTGCTCCAGGTGAATCTACGATTTTGTAGAGGGATCTCTAATAGTTCGCATCGTGTTAGTGTGTTCCTAAAGAGGCGCATTAGTCCATGATCCAGCCTTCCATTGTTTTTATCGCTGGCTTTGCAGAGGAGGTTGAAGTCCCCCATTATCACCCACGTGCCATTAGTAGGCCTGATGGAGAGCATTTCCTGTAGGAAGGCCTTTTTTGGCCCCGTCGTGATGGACCGTAGACATTCGTCAACCTAAACGAGTGGCTCTCTGTTAAAGAACCTGTGGCCGGCGCAAAAGCAAAGTTATTTAGCTTATAAGCTCCCAGGTAAGACGCCGTCGAGGGCCGTTAATGTTATGGAGCTTAGTttcctgcatgcatgcaatgcTGCACGTTGTATTTGCCATAAGCTGATCCTTACGCGCTTGTAGGTTCAAACCAAACCTCGCACATTCTAGCACAGGATATCCGTATCAGGGCCAATCATCAGGATAACATGTAAACTCAGGTAGAATGTAAGTCTGCGATGGTGGTGATTGAATCATCCACCGTCTACTTGCCGAGCAGTCACAGCGGCCCAAGCCCAGcaactcgatcgatcgatcccctTTCGTGGTCCTCGCCCCAAATCTCCCCAGCCCTAGCTAGAGAATCGATCTAATACCCcaatccggccgccgccgcctcctccaccgaaCCCCCTCAgatccatggccgccgccgatgctcccgccggctccggcggcgccctccccAATTGGGTGATGCTGGAGCGCTTCATCTTCCGTAGGGACGACCCCCAGTCTTTCCGTGAGGACAAGAGGACCTCCGCGACCGGCGAGACCTCCGTCGGCGCTCACTTCCGCATCTCCTTCATCCTCGCCGAGCCCCCCACTCCCTCGCGCCTCTACCTCAGCTGGCCTGGAGGCCCCAAGCAGGAGATGATGTGCCACCTCGTGGCGGCCCACCGCAACCTCGTCCTCCTCAGGCTGGACTCCTTCGTCGACCCCTCCAACACGTCGCCGTTCGGCGAGATGGCGCACGACTACTTCATCTACTACGTCGCCGCCGACCCCCGCTCGCAGGCGCAATCCACGCCTGCTCTCAGACGGCTGCCAGGTTGCACCGTGCACAACGCGTATTTCGGGAGGCCGATCCCGATCCCGTTCTTGCCTTGGGGTGTTGGCCTGTTGTGCTGTGGTGAGGAGTTTGCCGTGGCGTATCTGAGTGTAGGCAGGCGTGACCCGGAGGCCGAGGCGCTGGAGGTGGAGTTGCGGGTGCTCCGTTCGACCGTTGGAGGTGATTCTATCGATGGTGGTGAGAAGTGGGAGGCCAAGTATCTTCCGATCCAGGGTCAGGATGTTGAAGGCATCGATCTGCTCGAGTGGAAGACAAACGAAGTGGTTCCCTTCAAGAATGCCCTGCTCTGGGTGGACTATAGCATAGGTGTATTGTATTGTGAGGATGTCTGTGGAGACAGCCCCAAGGTCAAGTTCAACGGTTTTCCTCCGGATTACTACAGCTACCATTGTTACTCCAGCGAACATCCTTCAGGCTTCCCCGAGTTGTACCGCAGCTTGTGCGTCACCGAAGGTGGTCGCACGTTGGCATTCCTTGATGTTATCCGCCATGATGGCGCTGATGTAGGCCAGATGGTGCCTGACACTGGTTTCACCATCGTCTCCATGGCAGTGACGGAAACGCAGTCAGCCCATAGTTTTAGGGTTGAAGCAGATGACCTGTGGGCTACACACCCCCTGAAGGATCAC harbors:
- the LOC140221983 gene encoding uncharacterized protein, coding for MAAADAPAGSGGALPNWVMLERFIFRRDDPQSFREDKRTSATGETSVGAHFRISFILAEPPTPSRLYLSWPGGPKQEMMCHLVAAHRNLVLLRLDSFVDPSNTSPFGEMAHDYFIYYVAADPRSQAQSTPALRRLPGCTVHNAYFGRPIPIPFLPWGVGLLCCGEEFAVAYLSVGRRDPEAEALEVELRVLRSTVGGDSIDGGEKWEAKYLPIQGQDVEGIDLLEWKTNEVVPFKNALLWVDYSIGVLYCEDVCGDSPKVKFNGFPPDYYSYHCYSSEHPSGFPELYRSLCVTEGGRTLAFLDVIRHDGADVGQMVPDTGFTIVSMAVTETQSAHSFRVEADDLWATHPLKDHLHEVMILPLLSMDDVNVAHFVLYDWADLSGKFKVSLVTIDLSTKRVVGSVVPYIDEGDVSTDDADLVKGKPNYFMRFLPAEFPKFLNLQR